A region of the Dreissena polymorpha isolate Duluth1 chromosome 6, UMN_Dpol_1.0, whole genome shotgun sequence genome:
aaaatGGCAAAAGTAAAGCATTGTTAACACTTTAACTCTCATTTATTTCCTATCTTAATGAAACTAAGTCATAACATTGGTTGTTCTGATAGCtaggatgagttaaaaaatggtgcCGGGTCCATTGACAATCATTGCCGTCAGGTGGTGGGGAATGATTCCTTATATGGTGATAGTAAAAGAtttttaacactgtagaagtcacatttctatTCCAATCTTTATAacacttggttagaacatgtgcTCTAGTGATAGCTCGGATGAGTTCAAAAAAGATTACGGTCCGTCGAGAGGcatagccaccagggggcggggaatttttccttatatggctataaatggcttatcggtcgagttcgaaaattCTGGTTTGTTGTAAAACATGTcctcgagggggggggggggaacagtTTTTCTGATATGTATActgtgaaaacttgttgacgctatagagggggggggggaacagTTTTTCTGATATGTATActgtgaaaacttgttgacgctatagTATCCACATTAATTTGCCAATTTTCACGAAACTTTGGTTAGAACAGttgtccaaatgaaatcttggctAAGATTGAAACTGGTGCATGTGggctcaaaaactaggccacgtggtcaaattaaaaaacaaacaggtAAATACTCCAGAAGTCACTTGtttggtctaatcttcatgatTCAGCTcgcactttttatgcccccggcagGTTGGcacatagcagttgaactgtccgtccgtccgaaattTTTAGCATTGCAtagaacttttgcaatattgaagataacaacttgatactgggcatgcatgtgtatctcatggagctgcacatttagagtggtgaaaggtcaaggtcaatgtcatccttcaaggtcaaaggtcaaatatggcttcaaagcggcgcagtagggggcattgtgtttctgacaaaaacatctcttgtttccgAATAGTCTTGTTCCTTTGGGTCTTGCCATCTTGTTTGTTTTCCTCGCCATGAAACTTGCTTTTTTCTTATTATATCtaagctgagtttgaaaatgggtttcaaatttattatggcaggtttcgttttgtttttaatgtatttcgCAGCACTTGGGCATTGTGTGTTCGTTGCCTAGTCTATTGATCCATCCGTCATTTTGCACATATTCGTGCATTTTCATTcgttttaacattttttgttttgttgatacGGGTTGTATAGTTGAACTAAAGTTAGAGCAATATTAattgtgcaattaaaaaaaaaaaaacaagaccaCAACTGCCATCCTCAAGAACAGCTGCACTTGATATTCCGCCGGAAGTAGAATATGTTTGTTGCATAATGAATTATTACTACAAAAGTGATATCATAAATTCAATCAATGTCGGTTAAGCTCTAgaaataaacattgaatgtacGATGTTAGAAAACATTCTAATTTCAAATCATGCCATACCATTGCCGCTGGTACTttttaaaacacgttttttttctaCAAAAGTTTTGCATGTAAATAGCCTTTGACTTGTACTTTAAAAGTTGCGCGTTAAAGCACGCAATTGACGTAACGCATAATGACGTCATATGCATTATGTCAATTTGTGTGACGTTATTTTAAAAAGACAACACTCGACGTTTTTGGAGGGATTGCTTATTATGCACTACTCATATCCGAAAAAAAAGGTACCGGTACATATGTTTTCCGAGTACATGAAATGTTATTATTGGTTAACACAGGCAACATGCGGAAGAACTAATACACTATCGTTTATGAAAGTCCGCGTGACATGCAAGTAGGTCGTCTATTTTTTATAGGTCTACTCATAATTACCAGTTCAGTACAGTATCATGGGTTTTGGCATGATAATGTCTTTTCCGAATCGGTAGTATAAATTCGTTTCTTATAGGAGCTAAAAGTGTAGTttgtatacaattatttaaatacttacAAGACAATTGTCGATGATCTTAACCGCTGTTAAACGCCAAAATAAACAACGGAAAAATAAATCCCGATTATTTGTGAAGATGTGCACGGCGtgttgtattcttttttttaaattataggtCAGTCAATAAACAATTTTGGTTCAACACAAGTATACTGAAACTCTATATCGTTTATACGATATATATAAGTCTTTTTATATAAGTCTTGAATAATcttgtagttttgttaataagagtcgcatcatgcaaaaatgggtcttatgccgttGCGCACTCTGGTACGGCGCTTTGCATTTCACTATGAATGagagacccattttcgcattacgcggCTCATTTATTACCGAAAATATCGATTCCCGAGTACATGTACCCGTTACGGTATAGAGTGCGGTATAAAGTAAAGTTTGCACTGCcctgttgttattgtttttatattaacatgaattttgtgtcatttgtaatatagatatatacttgggggataaaataaatgatgaaaatcgggataaaatagaaaaaaactacATTTCTATAAAAAGTAGTATAAGGGGGGTCATGACTGCTCTGTTCAGCTAAGGCCATCATTATTAATTTCTTAATAAAAGGTTTATTTCTTGTGCATTTTACCCCGAAAAGAACACAAGAGTTGgcgattgtttgtttttatatatattagtaGTTTTATCGTACAGTTTGTTCTTTTGGCACCATGTTACCGCTTTCGTATTGgtgttaactttataatattgaaTCAGACATGAAGAAATTATACAAATTGGAAAACTAACTTAGTTTTTCTTTAAAGGATTCCTAATATTAAGCCAATGTAGTGTAATTGTTAAAAAGCCGGTTCGTGTAATTcatgaaatgtaataaaatataaaataacaaagtaaaaagtgtattatagtTTGTTCTACAAGAGTGGTGTTCTTATTTACATGTTATACTTTCTCTTTTTCAATGCGTGTAAATTTAATAATTCAGAATAAGCTTCTGAATACCgacgaaaattaaaaaaaaacacaaactaattCACTAATTTCAAATCCCATTTACCTCAATTGAAACTTCATACATTAAGAAGCAACCATATTTGTTACATGGTCCTACTGTATTTTAGAACGACCAACATGTCCGAAGAAAAAGATTCAAACCCGTTCAAGTCGATTTTAATATCCGGAAGTCAAGACATTCTGTGTACGCATGGAGACGGATGTATCGTGGAAAACGTCAAGGCAAGCCCTCGCATCCAGTTGAACGTAAATGAAAATCATAACAACCCTAAGTCAAAATCAATGAATCGAAGAAAATCTAATTGGCTTTCCGAAATAGACATGAAGTGTGAGCTTTGTCCTTTTTCAACGCGATATAAATGCGACTTCCGGCGTCACAAAGCGCGTCACGTGACCGCCTCGTTTCCATGCCAACACTGTAACATGCCCTTCGCCACTGCTGGTCACATGAACGGGCATATACGAACTGTGCATATTAAGAATACAGTTGCGAAACCGTTCAAGTGTTCTATCTGTAACTACGAGACCAATCACACCAGTGATATACATAGGCATCGACGCAGACATGAGGAATGTTTGGTGGAGTGTCGCCATTGCAGACGACCATACCTTGACGAAGACAGATATAAAACGCATCTCAGAAAACAACACGGTCCTGACAGCGCCATGGACTTCGAGGAAATGAAGGATGCGTGGgaaaacttcaaaaacaaaaagcATGAAAAGATCAGAAAAGAAACGTTATCTAAACCAGAGCAGGAATCTAAGAAAGATTTAAGTGAACAAATGAAAGGGGCCGCTAAAATGACAAAAATGACTGATATGCATAATGAATTAGTTGAATTAAGAGGTGACGTGTGTCAATCGCATGATACTAAAACGCAGGTAGACGAGAAAGGAACACCTCTGCGCACCAAAAGAAAGCACAAACATACATTCAAATGTAAATCAAAGAAAAAACACCGGTCATCAAAAACAGCCTATATAAACAGTAATTGTTCAAAGAGGCCAAGTGGCAATATAATCGAACACAAAGGAAATGAAACATTCTCTGATGAAAATGCAACAAGTTTCAAGTTAGAAAACTATAGCGAATCGAAACACTCAGAAATAAAGAAACAGTCGCCGATGAAGTTAACAAAACACATTATGCATGAAGGGGAACCCGAATTAAAGGAATCATTCCGAGTTAAAATAGTTTCAGATCACGATAACGAGTCCTGCGACGAAAACGAAGATTACAGTACAGAAAAGAAAgttatgcaaacaaaaataatgaaCTACGACACTCATGCCGGTAAAACAACATATGAGGACGAAGAAAGGCCCAAACCAAACAATGTCGCAAGAAATGCAATAAGT
Encoded here:
- the LOC127834691 gene encoding zinc finger protein Xfin-like; the protein is MSEEKDSNPFKSILISGSQDILCTHGDGCIVENVKASPRIQLNVNENHNNPKSKSMNRRKSNWLSEIDMKCELCPFSTRYKCDFRRHKARHVTASFPCQHCNMPFATAGHMNGHIRTVHIKNTVAKPFKCSICNYETNHTSDIHRHRRRHEECLVECRHCRRPYLDEDRYKTHLRKQHGPDSAMDFEEMKDAWENFKNKKHEKIRKETLSKPEQESKKDLSEQMKGAAKMTKMTDMHNELVELRGDVCQSHDTKTQVDEKGTPLRTKRKHKHTFKCKSKKKHRSSKTAYINSNCSKRPSGNIIEHKGNETFSDENATSFKLENYSESKHSEIKKQSPMKLTKHIMHEGEPELKESFRVKIVSDHDNESCDENEDYSTEKKVMQTKIMNYDTHAGKTTYEDEERPKPNNVARNAISCVFCDYEAHSYRDLTQHLDDHDMDELFNKTDETPLHAEQTRSSVRYRTSSASEDDGYDEDSDTADDNDDETENPRVTSDTKLKDRSVMNGKDVAEKYKCGEGRESKTSNDVDTAENLTERNQSANKEENPRDSQSIRCGNTIMKGDLEAKHKTKGDHKDNSGNPEVVSSPYACTMCAFRTADVGTLAAHVDCHNMARLTCKDNHNESSDLSSLSYKHERRLDKKKDKYPKNPSKNERTLTPNHHSHEDKNEHALVNRHRGNKYSDKGPGSTERRRSHAHRTESLTYFDKLTDRLSKHKQDLVRYKRFYVRRTQTFARHRGRFGSRYIYECMICTPGTTFGSSSEARMHYKRVHPQLRETICDTCSYCNRLFP